The Shewanella sp. MTB7 genome includes a window with the following:
- a CDS encoding DNA-3-methyladenine glycosylase I, whose protein sequence is MEMQRCSWVGDDDIYQQYHDKVWGRPVYDSQELFAKLCLDGQQAGLSWITILKKQKNYEAAFANFDPAIIAKFDDTKVEALLQDKGIVRNRLKVNSIIKNARGYMANFSDTKGECSADFSQFLWDFVGGKPMVNTFGSMSEVPTQTPESEAMSKALKKLGFNFVGPTICYAFMQAVGMVNDHTTDCFCYDLEVPMEN, encoded by the coding sequence ATGGAAATGCAACGTTGTAGCTGGGTTGGTGATGATGACATCTATCAGCAATACCACGATAAGGTCTGGGGACGACCGGTTTACGATAGCCAGGAGTTATTTGCCAAGCTTTGTCTCGATGGTCAGCAGGCTGGCTTATCTTGGATCACCATCCTCAAAAAGCAGAAAAATTATGAAGCTGCTTTTGCTAATTTTGACCCGGCGATTATTGCTAAGTTTGATGATACTAAGGTGGAGGCGTTACTACAGGATAAAGGCATAGTGCGTAATCGATTAAAAGTAAACTCGATCATCAAAAACGCCCGTGGCTATATGGCCAACTTTTCTGATACCAAGGGTGAATGTAGTGCTGACTTTTCACAGTTCCTGTGGGATTTTGTTGGTGGAAAACCGATGGTAAATACATTTGGTTCGATGTCAGAGGTTCCGACTCAGACTCCAGAGTCGGAAGCTATGTCTAAGGCGCTGAAAAAACTTGGTTTTAACTTTGTTGGCCCTACGATCTGTTATGCCTTTATGCAAGCGGTGGGCATGGTGAATGATCATACAACAGATTGTTTTTGTTATGATTTAGAAGTCCCTATGGAAAACTAA
- the glyS gene encoding glycine--tRNA ligase subunit beta: MNFENLLIEVGTEELPPKALRKLAESFVSNFTDELNKAEISFESAVWHAAPRRLAFTINQLVLAQADKVVEKRGPAVAQAFDAEGNPTKAAMGWARGNGITVEQAERLKTDKGEWLLHQAKIVGVETKGLISDMAQRALDKLPISKPMRWGSNKTQFIRPVHTVTMLLGSELVEGELLGIKSARVIRGHRFMGKKSFELDHADNYLSALKEQGMVLADYEVRKAIIKADAEAAAAKIGGVADLEDALLEEVTSLVEWPVVLTANFEEKFLDVPAEALVYTMKGDQKYFPVFDKAGKLLPHFIFVTNIESKDPQVIISGNEKVVRPRLADAEFFFENDKKESLESRLTSLETVVFQKQLGTIKQRVERISEIAGYIATRIGANAEEASRAGLLSKSDLMTNMVMEFTDLQGTMGMHYARLNGETEAVAIALEEQYKPKFSGDTVPTASISICVALAEKLDTLVGIFGIGQAPKGAADPFALRRAAIGVLRICLENNLPLDLVDLIAKAQALHGSNLTNDKTAEQVLEFFMARFRAWYQDQGISVDVILAVLARNPTSPADFDSRIKAVAHFITLEQAAALAAANKRVSNILAKVEGELATDINAELLVENAEKALAAKLNELQPQLAPLFAAANYQEALALLAGLRESVDTFFEDVMVMADDEALKNNRLALLSSLREQFLHVADISLLQ; this comes from the coding sequence ATGAATTTTGAAAACTTACTCATTGAAGTCGGTACAGAGGAGCTACCTCCAAAAGCTCTGCGTAAACTTGCTGAGTCTTTTGTTAGTAACTTTACCGACGAGCTCAATAAAGCAGAAATAAGCTTTGAATCTGCCGTCTGGCATGCAGCTCCACGCCGTCTAGCTTTTACAATAAACCAATTGGTTTTGGCACAAGCAGACAAGGTCGTAGAAAAACGTGGTCCAGCGGTTGCGCAGGCATTCGACGCTGAAGGTAACCCAACTAAGGCCGCGATGGGCTGGGCACGTGGCAACGGTATTACCGTTGAGCAAGCAGAACGCTTAAAAACGGACAAAGGTGAATGGTTACTGCATCAAGCCAAAATTGTCGGTGTAGAAACAAAAGGCCTAATCAGTGATATGGCGCAACGTGCACTAGATAAATTGCCGATCTCTAAGCCAATGCGCTGGGGTAGCAACAAGACACAATTTATCCGTCCTGTTCATACTGTGACAATGCTACTGGGTAGCGAATTAGTTGAAGGTGAGTTGCTGGGCATAAAGTCTGCCCGTGTTATCCGTGGACATAGATTCATGGGTAAAAAGAGTTTTGAGCTAGATCATGCCGATAATTACCTTTCAGCACTGAAAGAACAAGGTATGGTACTTGCTGATTATGAAGTACGTAAAGCAATCATTAAAGCGGATGCTGAAGCTGCGGCAGCCAAAATTGGTGGCGTTGCTGACCTAGAAGATGCATTGCTTGAAGAGGTCACCTCGCTTGTCGAATGGCCAGTTGTGTTAACGGCTAACTTCGAAGAGAAGTTCCTCGATGTGCCAGCAGAAGCCTTGGTTTACACCATGAAAGGCGATCAGAAATACTTCCCTGTATTCGATAAAGCCGGCAAATTGTTACCTCACTTTATTTTCGTGACTAACATCGAATCAAAAGATCCTCAGGTGATCATATCGGGTAACGAGAAAGTGGTTCGTCCACGTCTTGCCGATGCAGAGTTTTTCTTTGAAAACGACAAGAAAGAGTCACTGGAATCACGGCTTACCAGTCTTGAAACCGTGGTATTCCAGAAGCAACTTGGCACGATTAAACAACGTGTAGAGCGCATTTCTGAGATAGCTGGCTATATTGCCACCAGAATAGGGGCCAATGCAGAAGAGGCTTCTCGCGCAGGTCTTCTTTCTAAGTCAGACTTAATGACCAACATGGTTATGGAGTTCACCGATCTACAAGGCACCATGGGCATGCATTACGCTCGCCTAAACGGTGAAACTGAAGCCGTTGCCATTGCACTAGAAGAGCAATATAAGCCTAAGTTCTCTGGCGATACAGTGCCAACAGCATCTATCTCAATTTGTGTGGCTTTGGCTGAGAAATTAGATACTTTAGTGGGAATCTTCGGTATCGGACAAGCTCCAAAAGGCGCTGCGGATCCATTTGCACTACGTCGTGCCGCTATCGGCGTCTTGCGTATCTGTCTTGAAAATAATTTGCCGCTGGATCTTGTTGACCTTATCGCTAAGGCTCAGGCACTTCATGGTAGCAACTTAACTAATGATAAAACTGCTGAACAGGTACTCGAGTTCTTCATGGCTCGTTTCCGTGCTTGGTATCAGGATCAAGGCATTAGTGTCGATGTAATTTTAGCTGTGCTAGCGCGCAATCCAACTTCACCGGCAGATTTTGATAGCCGTATCAAAGCGGTCGCACACTTCATAACCCTTGAACAAGCTGCAGCACTGGCAGCGGCTAACAAGCGTGTATCTAATATTCTAGCAAAAGTTGAAGGCGAGTTAGCAACTGACATCAATGCTGAACTACTTGTTGAAAATGCAGAGAAAGCATTAGCTGCCAAACTTAATGAACTGCAGCCACAACTGGCACCACTATTTGCTGCAGCCAATTACCAAGAAGCCCTTGCACTACTGGCAGGACTGCGTGAGAGCGTCGATACCTTCTTCGAAGATGTGATGGTAATGGCCGATGACGAAGCATTGAAGAACAACCGTTTAGCGCTACTTTCTAGCCTACGCGAGCAGTTCTTACATGTAGCAGATATCTCGTTACTTCAGTAA
- the glyQ gene encoding glycine--tRNA ligase subunit alpha, with the protein MTTKHDVKTFQGFIFTLQEYWAQQGCAIVQPLDMEVGAGTFHPQTFLRSLGPEPMSSAYVQPCRRPTDGRYGENPNRLQHYYQFQVVLKPSPDNIQELYLGSLEALGVDMNVHDVRFVEDNWESPTLGAWGLGWEIWLNGMEVSQFTYFQQVGGLECTPVTGEITYGLERLAMYIQEVDSVYDLVWTDGPMGKIMYGDIFHQNEVEQSTYNFEHADVDVQFKLFDDCEIACQRLLNLEKPLPLPAYEQVMKASHAFNLLDARHAISVTERQRYILRVRTMAKGVAESYYQAREALGFPMCK; encoded by the coding sequence ATGACGACGAAACATGACGTAAAGACATTCCAAGGGTTCATTTTTACCCTGCAGGAATACTGGGCGCAACAAGGTTGCGCAATCGTTCAACCTCTAGACATGGAAGTTGGTGCAGGTACTTTCCACCCACAAACTTTCTTACGTTCATTAGGTCCTGAGCCAATGAGCAGTGCTTATGTACAACCATGTCGCCGACCTACTGATGGCCGTTATGGTGAGAATCCTAACCGTCTACAGCACTATTATCAATTTCAGGTCGTCTTAAAGCCATCTCCTGACAATATTCAAGAGCTCTACCTTGGCTCTCTTGAGGCTCTTGGCGTCGACATGAATGTACATGATGTTCGTTTCGTTGAAGACAACTGGGAATCACCGACTCTGGGCGCTTGGGGTCTAGGTTGGGAAATCTGGCTCAATGGCATGGAGGTGTCACAATTTACCTATTTCCAACAGGTTGGCGGACTAGAATGTACACCGGTTACCGGCGAGATCACTTACGGTCTTGAGCGTCTGGCGATGTACATTCAGGAAGTTGATAGCGTTTACGATCTTGTGTGGACTGATGGTCCTATGGGCAAAATCATGTATGGTGATATATTTCACCAAAATGAAGTTGAGCAATCAACCTATAACTTCGAACATGCCGATGTGGATGTACAGTTTAAGCTGTTTGATGATTGCGAAATTGCCTGTCAGCGTTTATTGAACCTCGAAAAACCACTGCCATTACCTGCTTATGAGCAAGTAATGAAAGCTTCTCATGCCTTTAACTTGCTAGATGCACGTCATGCCATCTCAGTGACCGAGCGCCAGCGTTATATTCTACGCGTTCGAACTATGGCCAAAGGCGTTGCTGAATCCTATTATCAAGCCCGTGAAGCTCTTGGCTTCCCAATGTGTAAGTAG